One window from the genome of Aptenodytes patagonicus chromosome 4, bAptPat1.pri.cur, whole genome shotgun sequence encodes:
- the TMEM184C gene encoding transmembrane protein 184C isoform X1: MPCTCGNWRRWIRPLVVLLYIVGLLVVVPLCVWELQKLEVGIHTKAWFIAGIFLLMTIPISLWGILQHLVHYTQPELQKPIIRILWMVPIYSLDSWIALKYPNIAIYVDTCRECYEAYVIYNFMVFLSNYLTNRYPNLVLIIEAKDQQRHLPPLCCCPSWAMGEVLLFRCKLGVLQYTVVRPFTTIIALICELVGVYDEGNFSFNNAWTYLVILNNMSQLFAMYCLVLFYKVLREELNPIQPVGKFFCVKMVVFVSFWQAVLIALLVKVGVISEKHTWEWQSVEAVATGLQDFIICVEMFLAAIAHHYSFSYKPYVQEAEEGSCFDSFLAMWDISDIRADISEQVRNVGRTVLGQPRKMFFAEDHEQNEHTSLLSSSTQDPISDASSMPSSPMGHYQGFGHTVTPLTTPTTAPAVDGIYNTSAIQDAEESPELEHNLSEKALDKS; this comes from the exons ATGCCGTGCACCTGCGGGAACTGGCGGCGGTGGATCCGGCCGCTGGTGGTGCTGCTGTACATcgtggggctgctggtggtggtgccgCTCTGCGTCTGGGAGCTGCAGAAGCTGGAG gtTGGAATTCATACCAAGGCATGGTTTATCGCTGGGATATTTCTACTAATGACTATACCAATATCTCTCTGGGGAATACTGCAACACTTAGTCCATTATACTCAACCTGAGTTACAGAAACCGATAATAAG GATTCTATGGATGGTGCCGATTTACAGTTTAGACAGT TGGATAGCTTTGAAATACCCCAACATTGCAATATATGTGGATACATGTCGAGAATGCTATGAAGCTTATGTCATCTATAATTTTAtggtttttctttcaaattatctAACCAACCGGTATCCAAACCTCGTATTAATAATAGAAGCGAAAGATCAGCAGAGACATCTGCCGCCTCTATGTTGTTGTCCGTCGTGGGCTATGGGAGA AGTTTTATTATTTAGATGTAAACTGGGTGTTTTGCAGTACACTGTTGTCAGACCATTTACTACCATTATTGCTTT aatttgTGAACTAGTGGGAGTGTACGATGAAGGAAACTTCAGCTTCAACAATGCTTGGACTTACTTGGTTATACTTAACAACATGTCACAGCTA TTTGCTATGTATTGTCTGGTGCTGTTTTATAAAGTACTACGTGAAGAACTGAACCCTATCCAACCTGTTGGGAAGTTCTTTTGTGTGAAGATGgtagtttttgtttctttctg GCAAGCTGTGCTTATTGCATTGTTGGTGAAAGTTGGTGTTATTTCTGAGAAACACACCTGGGAATGGCAAAGTGTGGAAGCTGTGGCTACAGGCCTACAG GATTTTATCATTTGTGTTGAGATGTTCCTGGCTGCTATTGCACATCACTACAGTTTTTCCTATAAACCTTATGTTCAAGAAGCGGAAGAAGGGTCATGCTTCGACTCTTTTCTTGCGATGTGGGATATTTCTGATATAAGAGCAGATATATCAGAACAGGTTCGAAATGTTG GAAGGACAGTTTTGGGCCAgccaaggaaaatgttttttgctgAGGATCATGAACAAAACGAGCATACAAGTTTACTGTCTTCATCTACTCAAGACCCAATTTCTGATGCTTCTTCAATGCCATCTTCACCCATGGGTCATTATCAGGGGTTTGGACACACTGTGACACCTCTCACAACACCAACGACAGCCCCTGCAGTCGATGGTATTTATAACACTTCGGCTATTCAAGACGCTGAGGAGTCACCCGAACTAGAGCACAATTTATCAGAGAAAGCTTTGGATAAAAGTTAG
- the TMEM184C gene encoding transmembrane protein 184C isoform X2: MFFCYCNRILWMVPIYSLDSWIALKYPNIAIYVDTCRECYEAYVIYNFMVFLSNYLTNRYPNLVLIIEAKDQQRHLPPLCCCPSWAMGEVLLFRCKLGVLQYTVVRPFTTIIALICELVGVYDEGNFSFNNAWTYLVILNNMSQLFAMYCLVLFYKVLREELNPIQPVGKFFCVKMVVFVSFWQAVLIALLVKVGVISEKHTWEWQSVEAVATGLQDFIICVEMFLAAIAHHYSFSYKPYVQEAEEGSCFDSFLAMWDISDIRADISEQVRNVGRTVLGQPRKMFFAEDHEQNEHTSLLSSSTQDPISDASSMPSSPMGHYQGFGHTVTPLTTPTTAPAVDGIYNTSAIQDAEESPELEHNLSEKALDKS; this comes from the exons ATGTTCTTTTGTTATTGTAACAGGATTCTATGGATGGTGCCGATTTACAGTTTAGACAGT TGGATAGCTTTGAAATACCCCAACATTGCAATATATGTGGATACATGTCGAGAATGCTATGAAGCTTATGTCATCTATAATTTTAtggtttttctttcaaattatctAACCAACCGGTATCCAAACCTCGTATTAATAATAGAAGCGAAAGATCAGCAGAGACATCTGCCGCCTCTATGTTGTTGTCCGTCGTGGGCTATGGGAGA AGTTTTATTATTTAGATGTAAACTGGGTGTTTTGCAGTACACTGTTGTCAGACCATTTACTACCATTATTGCTTT aatttgTGAACTAGTGGGAGTGTACGATGAAGGAAACTTCAGCTTCAACAATGCTTGGACTTACTTGGTTATACTTAACAACATGTCACAGCTA TTTGCTATGTATTGTCTGGTGCTGTTTTATAAAGTACTACGTGAAGAACTGAACCCTATCCAACCTGTTGGGAAGTTCTTTTGTGTGAAGATGgtagtttttgtttctttctg GCAAGCTGTGCTTATTGCATTGTTGGTGAAAGTTGGTGTTATTTCTGAGAAACACACCTGGGAATGGCAAAGTGTGGAAGCTGTGGCTACAGGCCTACAG GATTTTATCATTTGTGTTGAGATGTTCCTGGCTGCTATTGCACATCACTACAGTTTTTCCTATAAACCTTATGTTCAAGAAGCGGAAGAAGGGTCATGCTTCGACTCTTTTCTTGCGATGTGGGATATTTCTGATATAAGAGCAGATATATCAGAACAGGTTCGAAATGTTG GAAGGACAGTTTTGGGCCAgccaaggaaaatgttttttgctgAGGATCATGAACAAAACGAGCATACAAGTTTACTGTCTTCATCTACTCAAGACCCAATTTCTGATGCTTCTTCAATGCCATCTTCACCCATGGGTCATTATCAGGGGTTTGGACACACTGTGACACCTCTCACAACACCAACGACAGCCCCTGCAGTCGATGGTATTTATAACACTTCGGCTATTCAAGACGCTGAGGAGTCACCCGAACTAGAGCACAATTTATCAGAGAAAGCTTTGGATAAAAGTTAG